Proteins from one Deinococcus sp. AB2017081 genomic window:
- a CDS encoding universal stress protein, whose amino-acid sequence MTRILVTTDGSPLGHLALDHAHPLADALHADVVALYVQVDPALALAGEFAYVPPADPVALTAEADAMGAELRARCPGARVRVEDAHGLGVPQVILRAATAEHVDLIVMSTHGRSGLGRMLLGSVAEGVLHASPVPVLLVRAGQVPAPWSSEPVGVGGSVC is encoded by the coding sequence ATGACACGCATCCTGGTCACGACGGACGGCAGCCCCCTCGGTCACCTCGCCCTCGACCACGCCCACCCGCTGGCCGACGCCCTGCACGCCGACGTGGTCGCGCTATACGTGCAGGTCGACCCGGCCCTTGCCCTGGCCGGCGAGTTCGCGTATGTTCCGCCCGCGGATCCCGTGGCCCTGACGGCCGAGGCGGACGCCATGGGCGCCGAACTCCGTGCCCGCTGCCCCGGCGCGCGCGTGCGTGTGGAGGACGCCCACGGGCTGGGCGTGCCGCAGGTCATCCTGCGCGCCGCCACCGCAGAGCACGTGGACCTGATCGTCATGTCCACGCACGGGCGCAGCGGGCTGGGGCGCATGCTGCTCGGGTCGGTCGCCGAGGGTGTCCTGCACGCCTCGCCGGTGCCGGTGCTGCTCGTCCGGGCCGGTCAGGTTCCCGCGCCGTGGTCGTCGGAACCGGTCGGCGTGGGCGGCAGCGTCTGCTGA
- a CDS encoding TIGR00282 family metallophosphoesterase, which yields MMRVVFVGDVFGQPGRRVLAAQLPGLRKQAEFAIVNMENSAGGFGMHRDAADGALAAGADCLTLGNHAWHHKDIYALMGDELKYPIVRPLNLSDPGAPGVGWRSFDVTTPGGTERLTVVNVLGRVFMEAVANPFRAMDDLLARDDLGAVFVDMHAEATSEKQALAWHLDGRVAAVIGTHTHVPTADTRLLPGGTAFQADVGFTGPHDSVIGSDAAAPIQKFLTERPHRFGVASGRAELNAVFVQIEDGRAVGIERYRYVEE from the coding sequence ATGATGCGTGTGGTGTTCGTGGGGGACGTGTTCGGCCAGCCGGGTCGCCGGGTGCTGGCCGCCCAGCTGCCGGGCCTGAGGAAACAGGCGGAGTTCGCCATCGTGAACATGGAGAACTCGGCCGGGGGCTTCGGCATGCACCGCGACGCCGCCGACGGAGCGCTGGCGGCGGGCGCGGACTGCCTGACGCTGGGCAACCACGCGTGGCACCACAAGGACATCTACGCGCTCATGGGTGACGAACTGAAGTATCCGATCGTGCGGCCCCTGAACCTGAGCGATCCGGGAGCGCCGGGGGTGGGCTGGCGCAGCTTCGACGTGACGACGCCGGGCGGCACCGAGCGGCTGACGGTCGTGAACGTGCTGGGGCGCGTGTTCATGGAGGCGGTCGCCAATCCGTTCCGGGCCATGGATGACCTGCTGGCGCGGGACGACCTGGGCGCGGTGTTCGTGGACATGCACGCCGAGGCGACCAGCGAGAAGCAGGCGCTGGCATGGCACCTGGACGGCCGGGTGGCGGCGGTGATCGGCACCCATACCCACGTCCCGACGGCCGACACGCGCCTCCTGCCGGGCGGCACGGCGTTCCAGGCCGACGTGGGCTTCACCGGCCCGCACGACTCCGTGATCGGTTCGGACGCGGCCGCTCCCATCCAGAAGTTCCTGACCGAGCGCCCGCACCGCTTCGGGGTGGCCTCGGGGCGGGCGGAGCTGAATGCCGTGTTTGTCCAGATAGAGGACGGCCGAGCGGTGGGCATTGAGCGCTACCGTTACGTCGAGGAGTGA
- a CDS encoding antibiotic biosynthesis monooxygenase, which translates to MTLPTVTLSDSPPTDPVTLVVRRRIRSGQEGAYEAALTRLSELLARVPGFRGTGILRPSGGSREYTVVARFDSLTSAAAWELSPERTAWLDTIADLVDDQLSFERQPGLDFWFTPPAAPTLRQPPRWKMAVLTLLVLYPVSVGITLLLSPLTGGWPLGVRALAQMLLVVPAMTYLFMPVATRAAGRWLTP; encoded by the coding sequence ATGACGCTGCCCACCGTGACGCTGTCCGATTCCCCGCCCACCGATCCCGTCACCCTGGTGGTGCGCCGCCGCATCCGTTCCGGCCAGGAAGGTGCCTACGAGGCGGCACTGACGCGCCTGAGCGAGCTGCTGGCCCGTGTGCCCGGATTCCGGGGCACCGGCATCCTGCGCCCGTCGGGCGGCAGCCGCGAGTACACCGTCGTGGCCCGCTTCGATTCGCTGACCAGCGCCGCCGCGTGGGAACTGTCGCCCGAGCGCACGGCGTGGCTGGACACCATCGCGGACCTCGTGGACGATCAGCTCAGTTTCGAGCGGCAGCCGGGGCTGGACTTCTGGTTCACGCCCCCTGCCGCGCCCACCCTGCGCCAGCCGCCCCGCTGGAAGATGGCCGTGCTGACCCTGCTGGTGCTGTACCCGGTCAGCGTGGGGATCACGCTGCTGCTGTCGCCGCTGACGGGCGGCTGGCCGCTGGGGGTGCGGGCGCTGGCGCAGATGCTGCTGGTCGTGCCGGCCATGACGTATCTGTTCATGCCGGTGGCCACGCGGGCGGCTGGGCGGTGGCTCACGCCGTAA